One window of the Natrinema sp. CBA1119 genome contains the following:
- a CDS encoding 5-methyltetrahydropteroyltriglutamate--homocysteine methyltransferase: MTEYVSTTPGLYPLPDWAKDDLSSLKGHQKHDLISGDEGEEITAVYEEAREEVIKVQQEAGLDRIVEGQLRWDDMLAHPLAVADAVETRGIVRYYDNNNFYREPVVQDDLEPTGDIAAELEATAELTDGDDLQAVLPGPYSLADLATDEQYGDDAAFLGAIAEFLEGEVDAFPDHETLFLLEPSLVENAPEDGQDERASEAIYRVASATDADVVVQPYWGALEEKVYAHLLDADIDAVGFDFVANQDDNLYNIQEYGAPDDIALGLADGQNTLVEDPEAIRERTEWVEGQLGVTEFETVYLTTNTETFYLPYGKYVEKLEALAEAADLAEVKAA, translated from the coding sequence ATGACTGAGTACGTTTCGACCACGCCGGGGCTGTATCCGCTCCCGGATTGGGCGAAAGACGACCTTTCGAGCCTTAAAGGGCACCAAAAACACGACCTCATCAGCGGCGACGAGGGTGAAGAAATCACCGCGGTCTACGAGGAAGCCCGTGAAGAAGTGATCAAGGTCCAGCAAGAGGCCGGACTCGACCGAATCGTCGAAGGCCAACTGCGCTGGGACGACATGCTCGCCCACCCGCTGGCGGTCGCGGACGCAGTCGAGACCCGCGGGATCGTCCGCTACTACGACAACAACAACTTCTACCGAGAGCCGGTCGTGCAGGACGACCTCGAGCCCACCGGCGACATTGCAGCCGAACTCGAGGCGACCGCGGAACTGACTGACGGCGACGACCTGCAGGCCGTCCTCCCCGGCCCGTACTCGCTGGCCGACCTCGCAACCGACGAACAGTACGGCGACGATGCGGCGTTCCTCGGTGCGATCGCCGAGTTCCTCGAGGGAGAGGTCGACGCCTTCCCGGACCATGAGACGCTGTTCCTGCTCGAGCCCTCGCTGGTCGAGAACGCACCCGAGGACGGGCAGGACGAGCGCGCGAGCGAGGCGATCTATCGTGTCGCGAGCGCGACCGACGCCGACGTCGTCGTCCAGCCCTACTGGGGCGCACTCGAGGAGAAGGTCTACGCGCACCTGCTCGATGCCGATATCGACGCGGTCGGCTTCGACTTCGTCGCGAATCAGGACGACAACCTCTACAACATTCAGGAGTACGGCGCGCCCGACGACATCGCGCTCGGCCTCGCGGACGGCCAGAACACCCTCGTCGAGGACCCCGAGGCGATCCGCGAGCGGACCGAGTGGGTCGAGGGGCAACTCGGCGTCACCGAGTTCGAGACGGTCTACCTGACGACGAACACCGAGACGTTCTACTTGCCCTACGGCAAGTACGTGGAGAAACTCGAAGCCCTCGCCGAAGCCGCGGACCTCGCGGAGGTGAAAGCAGCATGA
- a CDS encoding methionine synthase, translating to MTNENKDQFRQPDHEHDHFLLTTVVGSYPKPKWLNRSKELYEDDDADFDEENWQEAKDDAARIITDEHERAGLDVVVDGEMRRTEMVEFFAHRIEGYEFNGPVKVWGHNYFDKPSVVSEVEYDESWLVDEYEFTAAASDRPVKVPITGPYTLANWSFNEAYDDDDELTLELADLVNEEIEKLVDAGARYIQIDEPALATTPDDHAIVGEALEHIVADIPEEVRIGLHVCYGDYSRIYPEILEFPVDEFDLELANGDYDQLDVFKDPEFSKDLALGVCDAHVAEVESVEQIEANIKKGLEVVPPEQLVVSPDCGVKLLPREVAYGKMANMVEAARNVEADLDEGNVDIDLGAATPADD from the coding sequence ATGACGAACGAAAACAAAGATCAGTTCCGACAGCCCGATCACGAGCACGACCACTTCCTGCTGACGACCGTCGTCGGCAGCTATCCCAAGCCCAAGTGGCTCAACCGCTCGAAGGAGCTCTACGAGGACGACGACGCCGACTTCGACGAGGAGAACTGGCAGGAAGCGAAAGACGACGCCGCACGGATCATCACCGACGAACACGAACGTGCCGGCCTCGATGTCGTCGTCGACGGCGAGATGCGCCGCACCGAGATGGTCGAGTTCTTCGCCCACCGGATCGAGGGCTACGAGTTCAACGGCCCCGTCAAGGTCTGGGGGCACAACTACTTCGACAAGCCGAGCGTCGTCAGCGAGGTCGAGTACGACGAGTCCTGGCTCGTCGACGAGTACGAGTTCACCGCGGCCGCCAGCGACCGGCCGGTCAAGGTCCCGATCACTGGCCCCTACACGCTCGCGAACTGGTCGTTCAACGAGGCCTACGATGACGACGACGAGCTCACCCTCGAGCTCGCCGACCTCGTCAACGAGGAGATCGAGAAGCTCGTCGACGCCGGCGCGCGCTACATCCAGATCGACGAGCCCGCGCTCGCGACCACGCCCGACGATCACGCCATCGTCGGCGAGGCCTTAGAGCACATCGTCGCCGACATTCCCGAAGAGGTTCGAATCGGTCTCCACGTCTGTTACGGCGACTACTCCCGCATCTACCCCGAGATCCTCGAGTTCCCGGTCGACGAGTTCGACCTCGAGCTCGCGAACGGCGACTACGATCAGCTCGACGTCTTCAAGGACCCCGAGTTCTCCAAGGATCTCGCGCTCGGCGTCTGCGACGCCCACGTCGCCGAGGTCGAGTCCGTCGAGCAGATCGAGGCGAACATCAAGAAGGGCCTCGAGGTCGTCCCGCCGGAACAGCTGGTCGTCTCGCCGGACTGTGGCGTGAAGCTGCTGCCCCGCGAGGTCGCCTACGGGAAGATGGCGAACATGGTCGAGGCGGCCCGAAACGTCGAGGCGGACCTCGACGAGGGCAATGTCGACATCGATCTCGGTGCGGCCACACCGGCCGACGACTGA
- a CDS encoding HemK2/MTQ2 family protein methyltransferase, with product MGLEDRRAQEPDVYQPAEDSHLLAEAACERLEASDLVLEVGTGSGYVAREIADGTGARVIASDLNPHAVRQARAEGVETVQADLVSPFRDGAFDAVVFNPPYLPTDPENVWDDWMEHALSGGEDGRAVIDPFLANVGRVLAPDGSVSLLVSSLTGVDEVVEEAGKHGFSAVAVADESFPFETLTVLELIR from the coding sequence ATGGGACTCGAGGACAGACGCGCGCAGGAACCGGACGTCTACCAGCCCGCCGAGGACTCGCACCTGTTGGCCGAGGCGGCCTGCGAGCGACTCGAGGCGAGCGATCTCGTGCTCGAGGTGGGAACGGGCTCGGGTTACGTCGCCCGAGAGATCGCCGACGGGACGGGGGCTCGCGTGATCGCGTCGGATCTGAATCCCCACGCCGTGCGGCAGGCCCGTGCAGAGGGTGTCGAGACGGTGCAAGCGGATCTCGTCTCGCCGTTTCGGGACGGTGCGTTCGACGCGGTCGTCTTCAACCCGCCGTACCTGCCGACCGATCCCGAAAACGTGTGGGACGACTGGATGGAGCACGCGCTCTCGGGCGGTGAGGACGGCCGGGCCGTCATCGATCCGTTCCTCGCGAACGTCGGTCGAGTGCTCGCGCCCGACGGCAGCGTCTCCCTGCTGGTCAGCAGCCTGACGGGGGTCGACGAGGTGGTCGAAGAAGCCGGCAAGCACGGCTTTAGCGCCGTCGCCGTCGCCGACGAGTCGTTCCCCTTCGAGACGCTGACCGTCCTCGAACTGATCCGGTAA
- a CDS encoding 16S ribosomal RNA methyltransferase A, giving the protein MRDPDGLIARAGVRGDPDRDQHFLVDDRVLDRLPTYLTEIDADTSHLLEIGGGTGALTDRLLAVGDEVTVVERDRELAQFLREEFAAEIDAGELTVIEGDALEIDLPKFTASVSNLPYGVSSQIAFRLFPEKKPLVLMFQQEFAERMVAEPDTSEYGRLSVSSQHYADIELVESIPKEAFSPPPAVQSAVVRAIPREPDYAVEDEEFFLRFVKALFTQRRKTIRNAIRNTGHISGLSEPEAVVDAADEGVFRKRAGAMEPAEFAALAQLARDVGEPTDN; this is encoded by the coding sequence ATGAGAGATCCAGACGGACTGATCGCCCGGGCGGGCGTCCGCGGCGATCCGGACCGCGACCAGCACTTCCTCGTCGATGATCGGGTGCTGGACCGGCTGCCGACTTACCTCACTGAGATCGACGCCGACACGAGCCACCTGCTCGAGATCGGTGGCGGAACGGGCGCGCTGACCGACCGGTTGCTCGCGGTCGGCGACGAAGTGACGGTCGTCGAGCGGGACCGCGAACTCGCCCAGTTCTTGCGCGAGGAGTTCGCCGCGGAGATCGACGCCGGCGAGCTGACCGTCATCGAGGGCGACGCCCTCGAGATCGACCTCCCCAAGTTTACTGCATCGGTGTCGAACCTCCCCTACGGCGTCTCGAGCCAGATCGCCTTTCGACTGTTTCCGGAGAAGAAGCCGCTGGTCTTGATGTTCCAACAGGAGTTCGCCGAGCGGATGGTCGCCGAGCCAGACACGTCGGAGTACGGCCGGCTCTCGGTCTCGAGCCAGCATTACGCGGATATCGAACTCGTCGAGTCGATCCCGAAAGAGGCGTTTTCACCGCCACCGGCCGTCCAGAGCGCGGTGGTTCGAGCGATCCCGCGAGAGCCCGATTACGCGGTCGAGGACGAGGAGTTTTTCCTGCGATTCGTCAAGGCTCTGTTCACCCAGCGCCGGAAGACGATCCGGAACGCGATCCGGAACACGGGGCACATCTCCGGGCTCTCGGAGCCGGAGGCGGTCGTCGATGCGGCGGACGAGGGCGTGTTCCGGAAGCGGGCCGGCGCGATGGAACCGGCTGAATTCGCGGCGCTGGCCCAGCTCGCACGGGATGTCGGCGAACCCACCGACAACTAA
- a CDS encoding mechanosensitive ion channel family protein, which produces MFELLTELDWLSEAVPTTELKLAVSLAAVGSVVAVLFSYRRLHMWLSERARPLYADIVSMSLLIVTCLGSIAVTTGVWGRTNEIQRLYSNLGLGSDAVARALFSFLLLVITVIVTRFVARLIEEVFNSSTAVTAHQRKVTHRLSQVIIWSVSIVVVLGIWIEDLGSLLVGAGFLGIVLGMAARQTLGTVLSGFVLMFARPFEIGDWVEVEDDEGIVTDISIVNTQLRSFDGEYIMIPNDVIASSTVTNRSKRGRLRLEIEVGVDYETDVERAADLAEHAIDDVDEAIAAPSPQVVGKSFGDSAVVLGVRFWIDKPSARRYWKARTAAIDAIKRAFEAEDIKIPYPQRELSGRAETGGFRIADESEATPAAENATADDNARGQEMTTPEET; this is translated from the coding sequence ATGTTCGAACTACTGACGGAGCTCGACTGGCTGTCGGAGGCGGTTCCGACGACCGAGCTCAAACTCGCGGTGTCTCTCGCGGCGGTCGGGAGCGTGGTCGCCGTGCTCTTCTCCTACCGACGGCTCCACATGTGGCTCTCCGAGCGGGCAAGGCCGCTGTACGCGGACATCGTCTCGATGTCACTGCTCATCGTCACTTGCCTGGGGAGCATCGCCGTCACAACTGGTGTCTGGGGCCGCACGAACGAGATTCAGCGGCTCTATTCCAATCTCGGTCTCGGAAGCGACGCCGTGGCGCGCGCGCTCTTTTCGTTTCTCTTGCTCGTCATAACGGTCATCGTCACCCGGTTCGTCGCCCGGCTGATCGAGGAGGTCTTCAACTCGTCGACGGCAGTGACGGCCCACCAGCGCAAGGTGACACACCGGCTCTCACAGGTGATCATCTGGTCCGTCTCGATCGTGGTCGTGCTGGGTATCTGGATCGAGGACCTCGGCAGCCTGCTCGTCGGGGCCGGCTTCCTCGGGATCGTCCTCGGGATGGCCGCCCGCCAGACCCTCGGGACGGTGCTTTCGGGGTTCGTCCTGATGTTCGCCCGCCCCTTCGAGATCGGCGACTGGGTCGAAGTCGAGGACGACGAGGGGATCGTCACCGACATCTCGATCGTCAACACCCAGCTCCGGTCGTTCGACGGTGAGTACATCATGATCCCGAACGACGTTATCGCCTCGAGTACGGTGACGAACCGCTCGAAGCGAGGTCGCCTGCGACTCGAGATCGAGGTCGGGGTCGACTACGAGACCGACGTCGAACGCGCCGCCGATCTCGCGGAACACGCGATCGACGATGTCGACGAGGCGATCGCCGCACCGTCGCCCCAGGTCGTCGGGAAGTCCTTCGGGGACTCGGCAGTCGTGCTTGGCGTCCGGTTCTGGATCGACAAGCCGAGCGCCAGACGCTACTGGAAGGCCCGGACCGCCGCGATCGACGCCATCAAGCGGGCGTTCGAGGCCGAAGACATCAAGATTCCGTACCCGCAGCGCGAACTCTCGGGGCGCGCCGAAACCGGCGGCTTCCGGATCGCCGACGAGAGCGAGGCGACGCCCGCCGCGGAGAACGCGACTGCTGACGACAACGCGCGCGGACAGGAGATGACGACACCGGAGGAGACATAG
- a CDS encoding cystathionine gamma-synthase encodes MDDDANDRADSEQFQIETRSIHAGQESDAETGALMTPIHANSTYEQDAPGEHRGYEYSRTGNPTRTDLEANLASLEGADYGRAFASGMASINTVLNLLEAGNHVVTGNDVYGGTHRIFTQVYEDYDLEFSFVDMTDLDEIEAAFRDETELLWLETPTNPLMSIVDIKGAAEIAHANDALCAIDNTFATPYLQRPLDLGADIVSHSLTKYLGGHSDVVGGALLTDDEELDERLGFYQNSVGATPGPFDSFLVLRGTKTLPVRMDRHCENARSIATWLDDHPAVDRVYYPGLESHPGHEIAAEQMDDFGGMLSFELDASLEEASAVVSNTEVFTLAESLGGVESLIEQPAPMTHAAIPREERIAAGLSDSLIRVSVGIEHVDDLIADLEQAFETALSS; translated from the coding sequence ATGGACGACGATGCAAACGACCGCGCCGACAGCGAGCAGTTTCAGATCGAGACCCGTTCGATCCACGCCGGCCAGGAGTCAGACGCGGAAACCGGCGCGCTGATGACGCCGATTCACGCCAACTCGACGTACGAGCAGGACGCGCCCGGGGAGCATCGCGGCTACGAGTACTCCCGTACCGGGAACCCGACCCGAACCGACCTCGAGGCGAACCTCGCGAGCCTCGAGGGTGCCGACTACGGCCGCGCCTTTGCCAGCGGGATGGCCTCGATCAACACCGTCCTGAACCTGCTCGAGGCCGGCAACCACGTCGTGACCGGCAACGACGTCTACGGTGGTACGCACCGCATCTTCACGCAGGTGTACGAGGACTACGACCTCGAGTTCTCGTTCGTCGATATGACCGACCTCGACGAGATCGAGGCGGCGTTTCGGGACGAGACGGAACTGCTGTGGCTCGAGACGCCGACGAACCCGCTCATGTCGATCGTCGATATCAAGGGGGCGGCCGAGATCGCCCACGCAAACGACGCGCTGTGTGCGATCGACAACACGTTCGCGACGCCGTACCTCCAGCGGCCGCTGGACCTCGGGGCCGATATCGTCTCGCACTCGCTCACGAAGTACCTCGGCGGTCACTCGGACGTCGTCGGCGGCGCGTTACTGACCGACGACGAGGAACTGGACGAGCGATTGGGCTTCTACCAGAACTCAGTCGGCGCGACGCCGGGTCCCTTCGACTCGTTCCTCGTCCTCCGGGGAACGAAGACGCTGCCCGTCCGGATGGACCGACACTGTGAAAACGCCCGTTCGATCGCGACGTGGCTCGACGACCATCCCGCCGTCGACCGGGTGTATTACCCCGGCCTCGAGTCCCATCCCGGTCACGAAATCGCCGCCGAACAGATGGACGACTTCGGCGGCATGCTGAGCTTCGAACTCGACGCGAGCCTCGAGGAAGCCAGTGCAGTCGTCTCGAACACCGAGGTGTTCACGCTCGCGGAGAGCCTCGGCGGCGTCGAGAGCCTGATCGAACAGCCCGCGCCGATGACGCACGCCGCGATTCCCCGCGAGGAACGCATCGCGGCCGGACTCTCTGACAGCCTGATCCGCGTCAGCGTCGGGATCGAACACGTCGACGACCTGATCGCTGATCTCGAGCAAGCGTTCGAGACGGCGCTCTCGTCGTAG
- a CDS encoding MBL fold metallo-hydrolase produces MRVRHIKSSTVLVESGDVSVLCDPWILDGAFYGAWAHYPPVEFKPDDFDEIDYIYVSHIHPDHCHRETLERLDSDIPVLIHDYNWDFLRHNVEAAGFEVRELPHGERIHLGGDLHMNVLASDDCDPTVCGNHFACPWMAEDASSQGVDGSTQIDSMAVFDDGEHTVLNLNDCRWPMSQRAAGRVKRQYGEIDLAMLQYTFAGGYPQGRIDHSHETLLEEREARRLQSLDNAVGFLELLEPDYYMPFAGSYTLAGDLAELNEYVARSTRAQARDYFEREERIDDGSECVLLNSGEWFDVAAGEQSSPYTPIDPEERRAYIETELADREFTYESDPMPTLEEFGEYVPAAYENFDAKRRGIGFESETEVVLSLVDDHYLRFTADGSGHEIVDGVPARTDRRRVRMEMDPRLTLRILKGPRYAHFNNAYIGSHLGFSIEPDVYERSLFYSMSFLHA; encoded by the coding sequence ATGCGCGTCCGACACATCAAGTCATCAACGGTTCTCGTCGAGTCCGGTGACGTCTCGGTCCTCTGTGACCCCTGGATCCTCGACGGCGCGTTCTACGGTGCCTGGGCGCACTACCCGCCAGTCGAGTTCAAACCCGACGACTTCGACGAGATTGACTACATTTACGTCTCACACATCCATCCGGATCACTGTCATCGCGAAACGCTCGAGCGGCTCGATTCGGATATCCCGGTCCTGATCCACGATTACAACTGGGACTTCCTCAGACACAACGTCGAGGCCGCCGGGTTCGAGGTCCGCGAACTCCCTCACGGCGAGCGGATCCACCTCGGCGGCGACCTGCACATGAATGTGCTCGCGTCCGACGACTGTGATCCCACGGTCTGTGGTAACCACTTCGCCTGCCCGTGGATGGCCGAAGACGCCAGCAGTCAGGGGGTCGACGGTTCGACGCAGATCGACTCGATGGCCGTCTTCGACGACGGCGAGCACACCGTCCTCAACCTGAACGACTGTCGGTGGCCGATGTCTCAACGCGCTGCTGGCCGCGTGAAACGGCAGTACGGCGAGATCGATCTGGCGATGCTCCAGTACACCTTCGCCGGCGGCTATCCGCAGGGCCGGATCGATCACTCCCACGAAACGTTGCTCGAAGAGCGCGAGGCCCGCCGGCTCCAGTCGCTCGACAACGCCGTCGGCTTCCTCGAGTTGCTCGAGCCGGACTACTACATGCCTTTTGCCGGCAGCTACACGCTCGCGGGTGATCTCGCGGAGTTGAACGAGTATGTGGCGCGGTCGACGCGGGCGCAGGCGCGCGACTACTTCGAGCGCGAGGAGCGGATCGACGACGGATCCGAGTGCGTCCTCCTCAACAGCGGCGAGTGGTTCGACGTCGCCGCCGGCGAGCAGTCATCCCCCTACACGCCGATCGATCCCGAGGAGCGCCGAGCGTACATCGAGACCGAACTCGCGGACCGAGAGTTTACGTACGAGTCGGATCCGATGCCGACCCTCGAGGAGTTCGGGGAGTACGTCCCGGCGGCCTACGAGAACTTCGACGCCAAGCGCCGCGGGATCGGGTTCGAATCGGAGACGGAAGTCGTCCTCTCGCTGGTCGACGACCACTACCTGCGGTTTACCGCGGACGGGAGCGGCCACGAAATCGTTGACGGAGTACCGGCGCGAACCGACCGGCGACGGGTCCGAATGGAGATGGATCCCCGACTGACGCTACGGATCCTGAAGGGGCCGCGGTACGCTCACTTCAACAACGCCTACATCGGCTCGCATCTCGGCTTTTCGATCGAGCCGGACGTCTACGAGCGCTCGCTGTTCTACTCGATGAGTTTCCTGCACGCGTGA
- a CDS encoding Gfo/Idh/MocA family protein, producing the protein MTLEVGVLGYRFMGKAHANAMARLPMFFPDAPEIERRVLVGRDESALSDAAERLGFESISTDWRDVVDQVDVFYNLGPNHVHREPSVAALEAGTPVFCEKPLAPTLEDADVMAETAREAGDDVPAGCAFNYRFVPAIRYAKGLLEAGELGEIHHVRGRYLQDWLVDPEEPWSWRNDEELAGSGALGDLGAHTVDLLRFLVGDDDLAGDIERLSGHLQTFVDERPVEGKSGETRPVTVDDAYSAQLEFENGAMGTLEGSRFAAGHKNDHTIEIHGSKGSLRFSLERLNELEVLREGNRGYETILVTDEDDPYVDHWWPPGHVLGWEHTFVHENYEFLSAVSDGREFEPNFADGLAAQQVLDAIERSDERGEWVGFE; encoded by the coding sequence ATGACCCTCGAGGTCGGTGTGCTCGGCTATCGATTCATGGGTAAAGCGCACGCGAACGCGATGGCGCGGCTGCCGATGTTCTTCCCGGACGCGCCCGAGATCGAACGGCGCGTCCTCGTCGGCCGCGACGAGTCGGCACTGTCGGACGCCGCCGAACGGCTCGGCTTCGAGTCGATATCGACGGACTGGAGAGACGTTGTCGACCAGGTGGACGTCTTCTACAACCTCGGGCCGAACCACGTCCACCGCGAACCGTCGGTCGCCGCCCTCGAGGCCGGCACGCCGGTCTTCTGCGAGAAACCGCTCGCGCCGACGCTCGAGGACGCGGACGTAATGGCCGAGACGGCGCGCGAAGCGGGCGACGACGTGCCCGCGGGCTGTGCATTCAACTACCGGTTCGTGCCGGCGATTCGGTACGCGAAGGGACTGCTCGAGGCGGGCGAACTCGGGGAGATCCACCACGTCCGCGGGCGCTACCTGCAGGACTGGCTGGTCGATCCCGAGGAGCCGTGGTCGTGGCGCAACGACGAGGAGCTGGCCGGGTCGGGCGCGCTGGGCGACCTCGGCGCACACACGGTCGATCTGCTTCGGTTCCTGGTCGGTGACGACGACCTCGCGGGAGATATCGAACGGCTCAGCGGCCACCTGCAGACGTTCGTCGACGAGCGACCGGTAGAGGGCAAATCTGGTGAGACGAGACCGGTTACGGTCGACGACGCCTACTCCGCACAACTCGAGTTCGAAAACGGTGCTATGGGCACGCTCGAGGGCTCTCGGTTCGCGGCGGGACACAAGAACGACCACACGATCGAGATCCACGGCTCGAAGGGAAGTCTCCGGTTTTCGCTCGAGCGGCTGAACGAACTCGAGGTGCTCCGCGAGGGCAACCGCGGCTACGAGACGATTCTGGTCACGGACGAGGACGACCCCTACGTCGATCACTGGTGGCCGCCGGGTCACGTCCTGGGCTGGGAGCACACCTTCGTTCACGAGAACTACGAGTTCCTCAGCGCCGTCTCGGACGGCCGCGAGTTCGAACCCAACTTCGCGGACGGACTCGCCGCACAGCAGGTGCTCGACGCGATCGAACGGAGCGACGAGCGGGGCGAGTGGGTCGGCTTCGAGTGA
- a CDS encoding MBL fold metallo-hydrolase: MQKDAGVHALPIAVEYGGREITVTPTVVETERGLVLCDVGPDGAVDGLRTHLRSLDYELADVWLVVLTHHDGDHVGGLAELLEHVDAVVTTHHDEAPYVSGERDPIKGDGDRYPPVDVDIELVDGVRIPTLSGPMEIVATPGHAPGHVSLYFPTGNLLVAGDALVADSGEGTDGDEPLAGPKPQFTPDMDRAIESVGALAALEIEHTLCYHGGYVDQGNVRIREIHEQLRE, encoded by the coding sequence ATGCAGAAGGACGCTGGTGTTCATGCGCTCCCGATCGCGGTCGAGTACGGAGGCAGAGAGATTACGGTGACTCCGACGGTCGTCGAGACCGAACGCGGACTCGTGTTGTGCGATGTCGGTCCCGACGGTGCCGTCGACGGTCTCAGGACCCACTTGCGATCGCTGGACTACGAACTCGCGGACGTCTGGCTCGTCGTCCTCACCCACCACGACGGAGATCACGTCGGTGGACTGGCGGAACTCCTCGAGCACGTCGATGCGGTCGTCACGACCCATCACGATGAAGCGCCGTACGTGTCGGGCGAGCGCGACCCGATCAAGGGCGACGGCGACCGCTATCCGCCCGTCGACGTCGATATCGAACTGGTCGACGGCGTCCGCATCCCGACGCTCTCGGGGCCGATGGAAATCGTCGCGACGCCCGGTCACGCGCCCGGCCACGTCTCGCTGTACTTCCCGACGGGGAACCTGCTCGTGGCCGGCGACGCGCTCGTCGCGGACAGTGGTGAGGGAACCGACGGTGACGAACCGCTCGCCGGCCCGAAACCACAGTTCACACCGGATATGGATCGTGCGATCGAGTCCGTCGGGGCGCTGGCGGCCCTCGAGATCGAACACACGCTGTGTTATCACGGCGGCTACGTCGATCAGGGGAACGTTCGGATCCGGGAGATCCACGAGCAGTTGCGAGAGTGA
- a CDS encoding RNA polymerase Rpb4 family protein, which yields MTIFKEIVDEEFLTVSETKELLADIEAERAMDEDRELRYELARAIEHANRFAVLETEEAQALVDDLRALEKVDEATAYKIANLLPHDRDELRSVYAQQRYSLSGDELDEILNVVAKYA from the coding sequence ATGACGATCTTCAAAGAGATCGTCGACGAGGAGTTCCTGACGGTCTCGGAGACGAAGGAGCTGCTCGCCGACATCGAAGCCGAACGTGCGATGGACGAGGATCGTGAGCTTCGCTACGAGCTCGCGCGAGCGATCGAACACGCCAACCGGTTTGCTGTCCTCGAGACCGAGGAGGCCCAGGCCCTCGTCGACGACCTGCGGGCACTCGAGAAGGTCGACGAGGCGACGGCCTACAAGATCGCCAATCTCCTGCCCCACGACCGGGACGAACTTCGGTCGGTGTACGCACAGCAGCGCTACTCGCTGTCGGGGGACGAACTCGACGAGATTCTCAACGTCGTCGCGAAGTACGCCTGA
- a CDS encoding 50S ribosomal protein L21e encodes MPKSNGPRQGTRKKLANSPRDRGTSPPQRAIQEYEEGEKVHLKIDPSVADGRYHPRFDGRTGEVIGKQGSAFKVQIVDGSKEKTLLVTAAHMRAQNQEKNRI; translated from the coding sequence ATGCCGAAATCTAATGGCCCTCGTCAGGGAACTCGGAAGAAGCTCGCGAACAGTCCTCGAGACCGCGGTACGTCGCCGCCACAGCGCGCGATTCAGGAGTACGAAGAGGGGGAGAAAGTCCACCTGAAGATCGACCCGAGCGTTGCGGACGGTCGCTATCACCCGCGCTTCGACGGTCGAACCGGTGAAGTCATCGGTAAACAGGGCAGCGCCTTCAAGGTCCAGATCGTCGACGGCAGCAAGGAGAAGACGCTGCTCGTCACCGCAGCCCACATGCGCGCACAGAACCAGGAAAAGAACCGGATCTGA
- a CDS encoding DUF655 domain-containing protein yields MSEADGDETDVRRAVVLDYLAHGLSDDGRPQYAKSPAGYAVRIDDFQLYQVAFDEDERLTIGSEVVIEPPAERDVVTEAHRVEYEDLSSGAQSELEYVVADLVEENEERFVNFYNDAQPITLRLHQLNLLPGIGKKLRNGILDERKRKPFESFEELSERVSGLHDPDEILVDRILEELRDDDLKYQTFVGRREQEQNQ; encoded by the coding sequence ATGAGCGAAGCCGATGGCGACGAGACGGACGTTCGGCGCGCGGTCGTGTTGGATTACCTCGCACACGGGCTCTCTGACGACGGCCGACCGCAGTACGCGAAGTCACCGGCAGGCTATGCCGTCAGGATCGACGATTTTCAGCTCTATCAGGTCGCGTTCGACGAGGACGAGCGACTGACCATCGGAAGCGAGGTGGTCATCGAGCCGCCCGCCGAGCGAGACGTCGTCACAGAGGCCCACCGCGTCGAGTACGAGGACCTCTCCTCGGGCGCGCAATCGGAACTCGAGTACGTCGTCGCCGACCTCGTCGAGGAGAACGAAGAGCGGTTCGTCAATTTCTACAACGACGCCCAGCCGATAACGCTGCGGCTCCACCAGCTGAATCTGCTGCCGGGGATCGGGAAGAAGCTGCGGAACGGTATCCTCGACGAGCGAAAGCGAAAACCCTTCGAGAGCTTCGAGGAGTTGTCCGAGCGGGTGTCCGGGCTGCACGATCCGGACGAGATTCTCGTCGACCGAATCCTCGAGGAACTGCGCGACGACGATCTCAAATATCAGACGTTCGTCGGTCGGCGCGAACAGGAACAGAACCAGTAA